In Boudabousia tangfeifanii, the DNA window ACTTGAACCCCCACTCCCGTAAATTTGGGAACTAGCACCTCAAGCTAGCGCGTCTGCCTATTCCGCCACCCGCGCAATGGGTTCGCGTTTGCGACTGAGATAGATTAACACGATTAGCACCAAATGCAAAACTCAGAAAAGCGATTTAAGCCACACAGCTTTGTTTTTGTTAGGTAAAAGCACGCAATCTAACCCCTTAGGCCTTGTCGAGGCCAATCTTGTCGAAACAACTAGTAATCTTATGGTTATGACCTCTAGCTACAAATATCAGACGCTCTTGTTCGATCTTGACGGGACTATGACCGACTCTTCGGCACCGGTCATGGCCGCCTTGAGAGTTACCTTCAAGGAATTCGGAGTTGCTGACCATACCGATGCGGAACTACAAAAATATATTGGCCCGCCATTGACCGAGTCATTCCGTGAGTTCGCCCAGATTTCCGAGGACGATCTTCCCGCCGCTTTGGAACACTACCGTCAGCAATACCAAGCGGTTATGCTCGAGGGCACGGCCTTCCCTGGGATCATTGAAATGCTCAAGAGTGCACATGAGGCCGGAATTCATACCGCTATGGCAACTTCTAAGTCTGAACCATATGCTCAAGAAATTGCCGATCATCTCGGCTTTTCTCCCTACCTAGACGTCCAAGTTGGGGCGAGCGAAGAGCGGGCCGACAAGTCTGCGGTTATCGCCCACGCACTCAAACTTCTCCAAGATAAATTTGGGGAACTTGGTCAATGCGCAATTATCGGAGATCGAATCCACGATTTTGAAGGGGCTGTCAACAACCAAATTGATTCTATCGGGGCAGCTTGGGGCTTTGGGCCACAAGATGAGCTAGCGCAGGCCACCATGGTCCTCGCCACTCCCCCAGAACTACTTGCCTTAATCACCGTCGAATAACCTCAACTTTGAGGAGCATCATGTCAAAGCCAAGAGGAAAAGCCCTCCGCCAAGCTGCTGCTAAGCAACGCAGAAAAACCCGGCCACTAGTTTCGCTTGGAAATTATGCTCCACACTGGCTGGCACGCGCCGGAATTGATGCTTGGTTACTAATTGGCATCACCATTGTGCTGTGGGGCGCGCTAATGTTCTTAGTGAAGATTCAAGAAGTCTTTTTTGCCGTTTTTCTTGGCCTAATCATCACTGCTATTCTCAATCCAATTGTCACTTTTTTATCGCGTTTCCTTCCTCGACTCTTGGCTACGTTTATTACGCTGATTGGCGCTTTAGCGCTTGTGGTTGGTATGTTCACGTATGTAATTTCATCAGTCGCCGGTACTTGGCCCGTCCTCGTCGCACAGTTCGGTCACGGCATCAATCAGATCGTTGTTTGGGCGGACCGCCCCAGTGTTAACCGTTTTATAAAAATCGACGATGTAGAAAAATGGTTGGCAACCAAACAAAGCGAGGTCCTGCATTACCTCAGCGAGAATACCGGATCGATTGCCAATCAAATCATGACTAATGCGGCCAATGTCACCATTATCATGACGGTCTTGGTATTAGCCATTTTCGTTTCAATTTTTACTCTTTACTCTGGCCAAAAAATGTGGGAATGGTGCCTTAATCAGCTTCCACGTGAGCATCGTTTCAAGACCCATCTTGCCGCTTCGGTTGGTTGGAATACCTTTTCCGGATATGCCCGTGGCACGATGATCATCGCCTCAACTGATGCTTTTATGGTCTTCATTTTCCTTAGCATTCTGGGAGTTCCATTAGCTGCTCCGTCCTCGGTGCTGGTGTTAATTGGTGCTTTTATCCCACTGATCGGCGCTCCCATTGCCATGTTTGTGGCCATGATCGTCGCTTTAGCTACCAAGGGGTGGATCACGGCCCTAATCGTGGGAATTGGAATCTTTGCAATTGGACAACTTGAGGGGCATGTCCTCCAACCACTGATCATGGCTCATCAAGTTAGTCTCCATCCGATGGTTGTGGGCATTGCGGTAGCTGCAGGTACTTTCTTGGGTGGCCTCCTGGGGGCCGTTATCGCGGTGCCTGTTATTGCCGTGATTTGGGCGGTTTATGCTCAGCTTCATGAGATGGATCCCCCGATGATTAATGCCCTACCTACGGTAAAAGAAATGCTTAACCGTACTGGCTGGCATAAGGGAGAAGAAGCTCCCAAAGAGCTCTAAGCTTTATCAGCTTTGTCTTTCATACCGAACACTCAAAGTTCAACAGTAGTCGCGTGAACGAATCTGAAGTTGCGTTTCAATCACTTTGGCTGCGTCGGCATTGAGCACACTGGCTCCCCCATCTCGCTCAACAATTCCGCGAATCAATACGGCTGATGAGGTACCGAGAATCCGATGGTACTTTTGCCAGAATCCAACACTGCAAACTACATTTACTAGCCCAGTCTCATCTTCTAGAGAAAGAAAGGTAATTCCGTGGGCGGTAGGTGGCCTTTGTCGATGAGTGATCAGGCCGCCGAGCCAAATACGTTCCCCAGCTGGTAGTTTCCCCAGTTCACTGTTTAGTTTGATTCCCTGACCTTCAAGTTGTGGCCGCCATAATTCCATGGGGTGGCGCGACATTACTCGGGTGGTAGCTAATTCTTGGGTAATTTTTTCTAGCTGACCGAGGGCGGGTAAGTGCGGCGTGTATAGCCCTTGGGCACTGCCAGCGATTGGCGGTTGATACCAGCTAGGCCCACTAGTTTCGACGCTGCTATAAGGACTTTGCCACAGGGCTTGTCTGATGCTGATTGCTAAACTTTCAAAGGCTCCAGCTTGGGCTAAGCGGTTGAGCGTTTTGGTTTTTAACCCTACTCTGCTCGCTACCTCTGCCATGGTGGTATATGGCCCATGTTGCTGGCGTTCTGTCACAATTTTTTGGGCGACCTCGGCAGACAGCCCTTTAATCTGCAGGAAACCCAAGCGGATTTTTCCCCTAGCCTGTGGGGTTGCGAGCGTGGCTATATTTTCCCAGTGGGATTGATTAATATCGATCGGTTCAATTATTACTTGGTGTCTTTTGGCATCGGCTACCAAAGTAGCTGGTGAGTAAAAGCCCATGGGTTGACTGTTTAATAGGGCTGCGAAAAATACTTCAGGATAAT includes these proteins:
- a CDS encoding HAD hydrolase-like protein, with protein sequence MTSSYKYQTLLFDLDGTMTDSSAPVMAALRVTFKEFGVADHTDAELQKYIGPPLTESFREFAQISEDDLPAALEHYRQQYQAVMLEGTAFPGIIEMLKSAHEAGIHTAMATSKSEPYAQEIADHLGFSPYLDVQVGASEERADKSAVIAHALKLLQDKFGELGQCAIIGDRIHDFEGAVNNQIDSIGAAWGFGPQDELAQATMVLATPPELLALITVE
- a CDS encoding AI-2E family transporter, with protein sequence MSKPRGKALRQAAAKQRRKTRPLVSLGNYAPHWLARAGIDAWLLIGITIVLWGALMFLVKIQEVFFAVFLGLIITAILNPIVTFLSRFLPRLLATFITLIGALALVVGMFTYVISSVAGTWPVLVAQFGHGINQIVVWADRPSVNRFIKIDDVEKWLATKQSEVLHYLSENTGSIANQIMTNAANVTIIMTVLVLAIFVSIFTLYSGQKMWEWCLNQLPREHRFKTHLAASVGWNTFSGYARGTMIIASTDAFMVFIFLSILGVPLAAPSSVLVLIGAFIPLIGAPIAMFVAMIVALATKGWITALIVGIGIFAIGQLEGHVLQPLIMAHQVSLHPMVVGIAVAAGTFLGGLLGAVIAVPVIAVIWAVYAQLHEMDPPMINALPTVKEMLNRTGWHKGEEAPKEL